One window from the genome of Pedobacter schmidteae encodes:
- a CDS encoding histone H1 has translation MSAFDKLKELVAVAEADAAAFYTKGNKAAGTRLRKAFQDIKVAAQEGRAEVTELKNKESK, from the coding sequence ATGTCAGCATTTGATAAATTAAAGGAATTGGTAGCTGTTGCGGAAGCAGATGCTGCAGCATTTTACACTAAAGGTAACAAAGCAGCGGGAACACGTTTGCGTAAAGCTTTTCAGGATATTAAGGTAGCAGCCCAGGAAGGCCGAGCTGAAGTAACTGAGCTAAAAAACAAAGAAAGTAAATAG